In Zingiber officinale cultivar Zhangliang chromosome 3B, Zo_v1.1, whole genome shotgun sequence, a single window of DNA contains:
- the LOC122056307 gene encoding exocyst complex component EXO70B1-like, protein MMDGSVGSSAAADLSKADLEASKRLILRWDSTATSAGERMLFDGGDRSDGESYLRAFDDIRRSIKEPGAAGSPRRSSSSGNVIQTAMVRLEDEFRNLLLTRATEIDVEAFVDLSSLSMSSASGEGINGLSDVEGGGDASGESESVSGSSRIRRSSIGSMKSIREIDLLPADALDDLRSIAERMIDAGYDRECIQVYAGVRKAAVDACLRKLGVEKLSIGEVQRLEWDALEANIRRWIRAARICVRIVFASERLLCERIFEGLGISDDTSFTETVKGAAIQLFGFAEAISIGRRSPEKLFKIIDLHDTISDLLPDVGAVFQSKSSESIYTQAAEILSRLAEAIRGILSEFENAVLRDPPKTPVPGGTIHPLTRYVMNYINLISDYKPTLMKLIVTRPSASARLSSDDFAAAGSAPLELDFPESENQTPLSTHLTWIIVVLQHNLENKAALYKDNALSHLFLMNNIHYIVHKVKGSSELREMIGDDYLRKLTGKFRLSATSYQRATWVKILHCLRDEGIHVSGSFSSGVSKSTLRERFKSFNASFDEAHKTQASWFVPDTQLREELRISISERLLPAYRAFLGRFRQHIESGRHPELYIKYTVEDLEMALSDFFEGFNPSQHNRRRSH, encoded by the coding sequence ATGATGGACGGATCTGTCGGATCGTCAGCAGCCGCTGATCTGTCGAAGGCCGACCTGGAGGCGTCGAAGAGGCTGATCTTGCGGTGGGATTCCACGGCGACTTCGGCCGGGGAGCGGATGTTGTTTGACGGCGGGGACCGCTCCGATGGGGAGAGTTATCTCCGCGCCTTCGACGACATCCGACGCTCCATCAAGGAGCCGGGCGCGGCGGGAAGCCCGCGGCGGTCGTCCTCGTCGGGGAACGTGATCCAGACCGCGATGGTGCGGCTGGAGGACGAGTTCCGGAACTTGTTGCTGACCCGGGCGACCGAGATTGATGTCGAAGCGTTCGTGGATCTGAGCTCGCTCTCGATGAGCTCCGCTTCGGGGGAAGGGATCAACGGTCTGTCTGATGTTGAGGGCGGCGGGGATGCGAGTGGTGAGTCCGAATCCGTGAGTGGGAGCAGCAGAATCCGCCGGAGCAGCATCGGGTCGATGAAAAGTATCCGGGAGATCGATCTGCTGCCGGCCGACGCGCTAGATGACCTCCGGAGCATCGCGGAGCGTATGATTGACGCCGGGTACGACCGGGAGTGCATCCAAGTGTACGCCGGCGTCCGGAAGGCAGCGGTGGACGCTTGCCTCAGGAAGCTAGGGGTGGAGAAGCTTAGCATCGGGGAAGTCCAGCGTCTCGAGTGGGACGCTCTCGAGGCAAATATACGACGCTGGATCCGCGCCGCCCGGATCTGCGTTCGGATCGTCTTTGCCAGCGAGCGTCTCCTTTGTGAACGCATCTTTGAAGGCCTTGGGATCTCTGATGATACCTCTTTCACCGAAACAGTCAAAGGCGCTGCTATCCAACTCTTTGGATTCGCCGAAGCCATCAGCATCGGTCGTAGGTCACCGGAGAAGCTATTCAAAATTATCGATCTCCATGACACAATCTCTGATCTCCTCCCGGATGTTGGGGCTGTCTTCCAATCCAAGTCTTCCGAATCCATCTATACCCAAGCCGCCGAGATCCTCTCCCGGCTTGCGGAGGCTATCAGAGGAATCCTTTCTGAGTTCGAGAACGCAGTGCTTCGGGATCCACCCAAGACCCCGGTTCCTGGTGGCACCATCCATCCACTCACTCGGTATGTGATGAACTACATCAATCTCATCTCCGACTACAAGCCCACTCTCATGAAACTCATAGTAACAAGACCATCAGCTAGTGCCAGGTTATCTAGTGATGACTTTGCTGCAGCTGGCTCTGCACCATTGGAGCTTGATTTCCCGGAGTCTGAGAATCAGACTCCACTCTCTACTCACTTGACTTGGATCATAGTTGTACTGCAGCACAATCTTGAGAACAAGGCGGCTCTTTACAAGGATAACGCTCTTTCCCACCTCTTCTTGATGAACAATATCCACTATATAGTACACAAGGTGAAGGGTTCATCCGAGCTCCGCGAGATGATTGGTGATGACTACTTGAGAAAGCTCACGGGGAAGTTCCGACTGTCTGCAACTAGCTATCAGAGAGCTACGTGGGTCAAAATTCTCCACTGTTTGAGAGATGAGGGGATTCATGTTAGTGGTAGCTTCTCATCGGGAGTCTCCAAGTCCACGTTGAGAGAGAGGTTTAAGTCTTTCAATGCTTCTTTTGATGAAGCTCATAAAACCCAAGCGAGTTGGTTTGTGCCAGACACCCAGTTGAGGGAGGAGCTCAGGATTTCAATCTCAGAAAGGTTGTTGCCCGCATACAGGGCCTTTCTTGGGCGGTTCCGACAACATATAGAGAGTGGTAGACACCCGGAGTTGTACATCAAGTACACTGTTGAGGATCTTGAAATGGCTTTATCTGATTTTTTTGAGGGGTTTAATCCTTCTCAACACAACAGAAGAAGATCTCACTAA